The following are encoded in a window of Helicobacter anatolicus genomic DNA:
- a CDS encoding peptidase U32 family protein has translation MKKVQLLSPAGNLTKLKIALDFGADAVYGGVSHFSLRNRAGKNFDFETFEQGISYAHSKNKKVYAAVNGFPFNHQIKLLEKHISQMAEIKPDAFIIAAPGVVRLAKKLAPQIPIHLSTQANVLNILDAEVFYEMGVKRIVAAREMSLKDAIEIKKHLPDLEIEIFVHGSMCFAFSGRCLISSLQNGRVPNRGSCANDCRFDYEYYVKDHENDKLIPFTNELYVKAPDNPAMIRIEEEEGVGSHIFNSKDLNLSGHLKEILDSGAIDALKIEGRTKSTYYAGITARTYKMALQDYYENKFRPELYQNELNTLKNRGFTDGYIIRRPYEKLDTQNHFTAISEGSFQVSGEVLENGEAFMCKYTTKKGDTLEIVAPLDSQIPLIENEIGKIYQVNEKYYLTLHKIITDEDKELDVIHSGNIHSVKLPAKLPSYSFLRVPLIQGI, from the coding sequence ATGAAAAAAGTTCAACTTCTCTCCCCTGCAGGGAATCTTACTAAACTAAAAATTGCACTAGATTTTGGGGCAGACGCAGTTTATGGTGGAGTAAGCCACTTCTCTTTAAGAAATCGTGCGGGAAAAAACTTTGATTTTGAAACTTTTGAACAAGGAATATCCTATGCGCATTCCAAAAATAAAAAAGTTTACGCCGCAGTCAATGGCTTCCCCTTCAATCATCAAATAAAACTTTTAGAAAAACATATTTCTCAAATGGCAGAAATTAAGCCAGATGCATTTATTATTGCTGCACCTGGAGTGGTAAGGCTTGCCAAAAAACTAGCACCACAAATCCCTATTCATCTTTCCACACAAGCTAATGTCTTAAATATACTTGATGCAGAAGTTTTTTATGAAATGGGCGTAAAAAGAATTGTTGCGGCTAGAGAGATGAGTTTAAAAGATGCTATAGAGATCAAAAAACATTTACCAGATTTAGAAATTGAAATCTTTGTGCATGGGAGTATGTGCTTTGCGTTTTCAGGAAGATGCCTAATCTCTTCTTTACAAAATGGTCGCGTCCCTAATCGCGGAAGCTGTGCAAATGATTGTCGCTTTGATTATGAATACTATGTCAAGGATCATGAAAATGATAAGCTTATTCCCTTTACAAATGAACTTTATGTAAAAGCTCCAGACAATCCTGCAATGATTAGAATAGAAGAAGAAGAGGGGGTAGGCTCACATATTTTTAATTCCAAAGATCTAAATCTTTCAGGGCATCTCAAAGAAATTCTTGATTCTGGTGCAATTGATGCACTGAAAATAGAAGGTAGAACTAAATCCACTTATTATGCAGGCATTACCGCAAGAACTTATAAAATGGCATTGCAAGATTATTATGAAAATAAATTTCGCCCAGAGCTTTATCAAAATGAACTAAATACTCTTAAAAATCGTGGATTTACAGATGGCTATATTATTCGTCGCCCTTATGAAAAATTAGATACACAAAACCACTTCACCGCTATTAGTGAAGGAAGCTTTCAAGTTAGTGGTGAAGTGCTAGAAAATGGCGAAGCTTTTATGTGCAAATACACCACCAAAAAAGGCGATACATTAGAAATTGTTGCACCATTAGATTCGCAAATCCCACTTATAGAAAATGAAATTGGAAAAATCTATCAAGTAAATGAAAAATACTATCTCACACTCCATAAAATTATCACCGATGAAGATAAAGAGCTTGATGTAATTCATAGTGGCAATATACATAGCGTAAAACTTCCTGCAAAATTACCGAGCTATAGCTTTTTACGCGTACCGCTAATCCAAGGAATCTAA
- a CDS encoding glycosyltransferase family 2 protein: MGNLSQISVCIIAKNAQKTLRECLEVLKEFDEVILLDNESTDDTIKIAKDFSNVKIFSSPFIGFGPLKNLAISKAKNNWILSLDSDEVLEDEAKQIIATLKLEKHHIYGIKRKNYYDGTWIKACGWYPDFVWRLFNKTHTIFQDQSVHESLKISQNTQKIKLNIHLKHYTFFNVSQMLQKLDSYTTLATQKNIYKKSSVSKAFLRFLWVFFKDYFLRSGWRYGYKGFIIAWMQANGSFFKYIKIYEKQQQEKNTKIDLHP, translated from the coding sequence GTGGGGAATCTATCACAAATTAGCGTATGTATCATTGCAAAAAATGCACAAAAAACCTTGAGAGAATGCCTAGAGGTTCTAAAAGAGTTTGATGAAGTTATATTGCTTGATAATGAAAGCACCGATGATACAATAAAAATTGCCAAAGATTTTTCTAATGTCAAAATATTTTCAAGCCCCTTTATTGGTTTTGGACCTCTAAAAAATCTTGCAATCTCTAAAGCAAAAAATAATTGGATTTTAAGTCTAGATTCTGATGAAGTGCTAGAAGATGAGGCAAAGCAAATAATTGCAACACTAAAGCTTGAAAAACATCATATTTATGGAATCAAACGGAAAAATTATTATGATGGGACTTGGATTAAGGCTTGTGGCTGGTATCCTGACTTTGTTTGGAGACTTTTTAATAAAACCCATACTATTTTTCAAGACCAAAGCGTCCATGAAAGCCTAAAAATCTCACAAAATACACAAAAAATTAAACTAAATATCCATCTTAAACACTATACATTTTTTAATGTCTCACAAATGCTCCAAAAACTAGATTCTTACACCACTCTAGCCACGCAAAAAAATATCTACAAAAAATCATCTGTATCTAAGGCTTTTTTACGATTTTTATGGGTATTTTTTAAAGATTATTTTTTACGATCTGGATGGCGCTATGGTTACAAAGGTTTTATCATTGCATGGATGCAAGCTAATGGTTCTTTTTTTAAATATATAAAAATCTATGAAAAACAACAGCAAGAAAAAAACACAAAAATAGATCTTCACCCCTAA
- a CDS encoding glycosyltransferase family 2 protein: protein MVSGVSFIVTTYNQKERLQVVLDSLLQQSLMPNEILIADDGSTEDTQKLVAEYQIRYQEKVKIKHVWHEDDGFRLAEIRNKAILEAEQEYIIIIDGDMILQKDFVSDHVRFAKEGVFLQGGRILLDSLETKKILDHKIHFFAFEKFHFKAMRIALLSYLAYQKSFDQTIFYTKKLLPVRGCNMSFYKKDAEKINGFNESFIGWGREDSEFVARFLFAGGVMKRLRFAGIAYHLYHLENARAMLKENHQIYLNTLENKLKQCKNGLKKL, encoded by the coding sequence ATGGTAAGTGGTGTAAGTTTCATTGTTACAACTTATAATCAAAAAGAGCGTTTGCAAGTTGTACTTGATTCTTTGTTGCAACAAAGTTTGATGCCTAATGAAATTTTGATTGCAGATGATGGAAGCACAGAGGATACGCAAAAATTAGTTGCAGAATATCAAATTCGCTATCAAGAAAAGGTAAAAATTAAGCATGTGTGGCATGAAGATGATGGATTTAGGCTTGCAGAAATACGCAATAAAGCTATTCTTGAAGCAGAGCAAGAATATATTATTATCATTGATGGGGATATGATTTTACAAAAAGATTTTGTTAGTGATCATGTGAGATTTGCTAAAGAAGGGGTATTTTTGCAAGGTGGTAGAATTTTGTTAGATTCTTTGGAGACTAAAAAAATCCTTGATCATAAAATCCATTTTTTTGCATTTGAAAAATTTCATTTTAAGGCAATGAGGATAGCATTGCTATCTTATCTTGCGTATCAAAAAAGCTTTGATCAAACTATATTTTATACAAAAAAACTTTTACCTGTTCGTGGGTGTAATATGAGTTTTTATAAAAAAGATGCTGAAAAAATTAATGGTTTTAATGAGAGCTTTATTGGTTGGGGGCGTGAGGATAGTGAATTTGTTGCGCGATTTTTATTTGCAGGGGGCGTAATGAAGAGATTAAGATTTGCAGGTATTGCTTATCATTTATATCATCTAGAAAATGCAAGGGCTATGCTAAAAGAAAATCATCAAATCTATCTTAATACTTTAGAAAATAAACTCAAGCAATGTAAAAATGGCTTAAAAAAACTTTAA
- a CDS encoding O-antigen ligase family protein, translating into MGRQQYVTKLDYLAGIVLSVFFLLAPHRAGSAIGAILFLIVFCVASFFGTKKRLLHQKEKFYIAALFGFFFSAVLSYIFGKGWEFESSRHAGWPSLFDLDLASKYLIMSLVTYYFWKIPFRFCTNFVFILMAISACLCGMIGIFQRFVLGIDRVHAWSGIIEFADICGIFSVMLLAIFAMNTGKIKILYFLGILLSFLACLLSGTRGSILSAVVGAIFVVFLVFFYQRKYSKQALFGLLAFGISFLFIIGLKGQADYKRVALVNSDLKEYQQGEVHTSIGLRFEMWKEAVAMWKMAPIFGLSTAEIKAKSLEIKEKSKSRIERENVYTDWIGRKHNQFLTTLAKKGIVGLVALFCVWAGMVALVLPFVRNENPLLASCSIAVLGMLCFSILPNSLIGDIWDTNVSVFSLLLLFAIFFKLIKQKEMV; encoded by the coding sequence ATGGGTAGGCAGCAATATGTGACAAAATTAGATTATTTAGCAGGAATAGTTTTGAGTGTATTTTTTCTTCTTGCGCCGCATAGAGCGGGGAGTGCTATTGGTGCTATTTTATTTTTGATTGTTTTTTGCGTAGCTTCTTTTTTTGGTACAAAAAAAAGGCTACTCCATCAAAAAGAAAAATTTTATATTGCTGCTTTGTTTGGATTTTTTTTTAGTGCGGTATTGAGTTATATTTTTGGTAAGGGGTGGGAATTTGAGAGTTCTCGCCATGCGGGGTGGCCTTCGTTATTTGATTTAGATTTGGCTTCTAAATACTTGATTATGTCTTTGGTAACTTATTATTTTTGGAAAATACCTTTTAGATTTTGTACAAATTTTGTATTTATTTTGATGGCAATTTCGGCATGTTTGTGTGGAATGATCGGGATTTTTCAACGATTTGTCTTAGGGATAGATCGGGTGCATGCTTGGAGTGGGATTATTGAATTTGCAGATATTTGTGGAATTTTTAGCGTTATGCTTTTAGCAATTTTTGCAATGAATACAGGCAAGATAAAAATTTTATATTTTTTAGGAATCTTACTTTCTTTTTTGGCTTGTTTGTTATCAGGGACTAGAGGGAGTATTTTAAGTGCAGTTGTGGGGGCGATTTTTGTAGTATTTTTGGTATTTTTTTATCAGAGAAAATATAGCAAACAAGCTTTATTTGGATTATTGGCTTTTGGAATTTCGTTTTTATTTATCATAGGGCTTAAGGGGCAGGCAGATTATAAACGCGTTGCTTTAGTAAATAGTGATTTAAAAGAGTATCAACAAGGTGAAGTGCACACAAGCATTGGTTTAAGATTTGAGATGTGGAAAGAGGCGGTGGCAATGTGGAAAATGGCACCTATTTTTGGTTTGAGCACTGCAGAAATTAAAGCAAAAAGCCTTGAAATTAAAGAAAAAAGCAAGAGTAGAATTGAAAGGGAAAATGTTTATACAGATTGGATAGGTAGAAAACATAATCAATTTTTAACTACTTTGGCAAAAAAAGGTATTGTAGGGCTTGTAGCACTTTTTTGTGTGTGGGCGGGGATGGTAGCACTTGTTTTACCTTTTGTAAGAAATGAGAATCCATTGCTAGCATCATGTAGTATTGCGGTTTTAGGAATGCTGTGTTTTAGTATTTTGCCAAATTCTTTGATCGGAGATATTTGGGATACAAATGTAAGCGTGTTTTCACTGCTTTTACTTTTTGCAATATTTTTTAAACTTATTAAACAAAAAGAGATGGTATAA
- a CDS encoding META domain-containing protein — translation MKIIMIFFSVLFCAFANTTSVAQALKNNSFLGRWKVVAVDIDGSRINAPYSNSFLEFKEGRYVGFLGCNNFFGNYGVIEQRHVTIISGGATKKMCESVLSNFEMNFLRFFYGDFLSKKVQGFLLLKNERMQIWLKRFESYTMPY, via the coding sequence ATGAAAATTATCATGATATTTTTTAGTGTTTTATTTTGTGCTTTTGCAAACACAACAAGTGTAGCACAGGCATTAAAAAACAATAGCTTTTTGGGAAGATGGAAGGTTGTTGCAGTTGATATTGATGGTAGTCGTATAAATGCACCTTATAGCAATTCTTTTTTGGAGTTTAAAGAGGGGCGATATGTGGGATTTTTGGGATGTAATAATTTTTTTGGAAATTATGGTGTAATAGAGCAGAGGCATGTAACAATAATTAGTGGCGGAGCTACTAAAAAAATGTGTGAGTCTGTGCTTAGTAATTTTGAAATGAATTTTTTACGATTTTTTTATGGGGATTTTTTAAGTAAAAAAGTGCAGGGGTTTTTATTGTTAAAAAATGAACGCATGCAAATTTGGCTGAAGCGATTTGAAAGCTATACAATGCCGTATTGA